ACCACGTCATCAACCATCCGCAACACTCCAATCATATCGTTGGGAAATCGCAAATCGGTTTTCATGGCAAGAGCGTTATAAGACATCCCCACAGAGGCACCGATCGACAAATGGTCATTTACTTGATAACCAAAAGATGGAGACAAATAAGTAATTCGCTCAACAGCCACTTGCTGGCCCATAAAGTTTCCCGCATTACCATTTTCAGCGCCAAAACCTGCAATTAAAGGTGCATAAATTGCAGTAGCATAGGTCAGCTTTGAACCTGGAGGTTTATAGGCGATCCCTGCTGTAGGTGCAACGAGTGGGTAACCAGCACCCAGATCAACCATTTTTTTGAGAATCGGTATATATAAACTGGCGTACTCAACATCACCACGTACAGGGCCTTTAAAATCAGTACAAATATTAGCTGTAACTTCTGGACCATCATTACAAACAAGAGGGTCATCTGAGTAGCCAAAAACGTTATAACCAGGAGGGGCTGAGAACTCACGTTGAATATCAAAGTTCGCTAAAATTCCTTGCACATCTGTTTGTAAGCCATCAATTTTTGCTAAAGCTGCAGGGTTAAAGTGAACTGCACTAATGCCGGGAGGATCTGCAGTTACAGCATTCCCCATCGATAGTGAACGAATATCAACAGCTAGGTTTTGTCCTAATTGAGCATTGGCAAAGCTAGAAAAACCGGAGATAACAATTGCCGCCGTTAAAGGACATAATTTAGGATATTTCACCTGCATATCTCCTTATTTGGTTTTTTTGCCAAAACCTATAAAATCTAGCGGGAAAGATAGACCAAGCGAAACATCTGGTGCATCTTCGGTTAAACCAATACCCACTGTACCATTAACAATTGTTTCAGGTGAAACACGTACACCTAAAGCAAAAGACAACATTGCACTACTTTGGTCTGGCGACTTATATGATTCACCATTCTTAAACTGGAACTCAGCATCCATGTTAAAGCTTTGTTGATATGACATGGTTAATGACACGTCATAGTTAAATGAGTAAGCAAAACCAAAAGAGAAACCACCGCTAATACCAGGGTCAAAACTCTCTAGATAACGAGGACCATTAGCTCCACCACCACGTGCCTGATTTAACCCTGTTTCTTTAAAACCATAATTAGCAGAGGCTGAAGCAAATAAAACCACAGGATCAATATATTTACGGGTACTTGCTCCAATTCCAGCAGAGTAATAACCTTTACCTGTTGAAAGCTCATCCAAACCGATTTCGTAAGGACTGTCTCCAGTTTTTGTGGAAAGATTACCAAATAACACTAATGGCAAACGACCTTGCTTTAACGGGAAAGGCTCCCAGCGAGCTCCTAAAGAAATATCACCTAAACCAGCAGTAGTTGTATCACGAATAATTTCAGATTTTGCAACGAAAGGAACTGTTGCTGATAAAGTTAAGTTGTCCAATACACCATATT
This genomic stretch from Acinetobacter oleivorans DR1 harbors:
- the filC gene encoding putative pilus system protein FilC, whose protein sequence is MNNLWMKMSVLALSMSAITGTLYANDQVAQTEAEAQNTAVISDSSTGSVVTPAIDSVQDTSTAPAADIVTTEPASVASSNTGANQAATALQKKEGDATQETNLQEVFTSNERQYSLIKRGIFSAYYDLDYTYYRDTRIDLALADDSSQLNRLRVEEDANHTLTNSFTVQYGVLDNLTLSATVPFVAKSEIIRDTTTAGLGDISLGARWEPFPLKQGRLPLVLFGNLSTKTGDSPYEIGLDELSTGKGYYSAGIGASTRKYIDPVVLFASASANYGFKETGLNQARGGGANGPRYLESFDPGISGGFSFGFAYSFNYDVSLTMSYQQSFNMDAEFQFKNGESYKSPDQSSAMLSFALGVRVSPETIVNGTVGIGLTEDAPDVSLGLSFPLDFIGFGKKTK